The Planctomycetota bacterium DNA segment TATCAGCACGGATGAACACACTGCGCGCGACGATTTTCCTGACGCTGGGCGTGATGCTGGCCGCCGGTTGTGAGACCACGACCAGGCCGGTGGCATACACGTCGAGCGATCCGGTGCCCGTCGCGCCGCACGAACGGCACAAGGGCAGACAAGCCAGCCACCGCACGCCGGAGATTCAGCCGCACCGTTCACAGCACGTCATCGCCGTCCCGACGGCCTGGCGTCCCCGTGCGACCGCCCAACCTTGGCGGTACATCGTGATCCACCATTCGGCCACCACGGGCGGCAACGCCCGGACCTTCGATCGGGCCCACCGCTCCAAGGGCTGGGACGAGTTGGGTTACCACTTCGTCGTCGGCAACGGCCACGGCTCACGCGATGGCTTCGTCGAGGTCGGCCCCCGATGGACCAAGCAGAAGCACGGTGCCCACGCCAAGACCGCCGACAACCGCTACAACCAGCGCGGCATCGGCATCTGCCTCGTCGGCAACTTCGACAACAAACGCCCCACCCCCGCCCAGCAGGCCGCCCTGACCAAGCTCGTGGCCTATCTCATGCACGAGCACAACATCCCGGCCTCCAACGTCATCGGCCACCGCGACACCAAGCCCACCGCTTGTCCCGGCCGCAATATGAACGTCGCCGTCGTCCGCAACCAGGCCCTGCGCACCCTCGCTGCGGCCAACCTCCCCGCCCCCGACGGCCCCGCCCTCACCGCCGCCGAGATCGACGAAATCGACTGGGATCACCCCGAGGAGCACGTACATCACGCCAGCACGTGTTCGGGCTGCGACCATCACGATCACGGAGAAGACGCGGAGTGAGAAAGGCGGATTGCGGAGCGAAGAACAGCTTCTTCATTCCGCAATCCGCCTTCCATCTTCCGCATTTCCCTCGGCCCTGATCCGCGCCTAATGTGCCGACCTGCGGGATGTAGCTCAGCTTGGTAGAGCGCTGCGTTCGGGACGTAGAGGTCGCTGGTTCGAATCCAGTCATCCCGACTCACGATCGAGAGTCCACACAACGACGGTCCGGCGCACCTACTCATGCGTCCGGGCCGTCACTTTTTGGTCGGTGGGCATAGCCGCGAGGAAGTACGGACGTTCACGTCGCATTTCGGTGCGTCAAGACTGCAAACAGGCGATTCTGATTGTCCGTAGTGCCTTGAGCCGCCACGCCCGGGCGTGACCCAACGCGAACGCCCCGGTGCATTTCTGCA contains these protein-coding regions:
- a CDS encoding peptidoglycan recognition family protein; its protein translation is MNTLRATIFLTLGVMLAAGCETTTRPVAYTSSDPVPVAPHERHKGRQASHRTPEIQPHRSQHVIAVPTAWRPRATAQPWRYIVIHHSATTGGNARTFDRAHRSKGWDELGYHFVVGNGHGSRDGFVEVGPRWTKQKHGAHAKTADNRYNQRGIGICLVGNFDNKRPTPAQQAALTKLVAYLMHEHNIPASNVIGHRDTKPTACPGRNMNVAVVRNQALRTLAAANLPAPDGPALTAAEIDEIDWDHPEEHVHHASTCSGCDHHDHGEDAE